One region of Takifugu flavidus isolate HTHZ2018 chromosome 14, ASM371156v2, whole genome shotgun sequence genomic DNA includes:
- the si:dkey-273o13.3 gene encoding filaggrin-2 isoform X1, which translates to MCDQQLKEHSHGRIADPRLQQMKQHHQNPGHHRHRDQRIRHNSDGSESHDTNSTADDSIFSDRPVHQQKCEDVHHREHSHHYQQRQNHRHASRAETLSSSSTGSSSSSSSVSSSASSFSSSSSSSSSSLSSDTSSNYVDPYSVKKSRHSRSCTDISRKHKYSEEGDDTAPLIDQNSCPNRLPDKEDQRKAKSHGGSPQGTLKNTKKIARGSGKNGSFRKAKSMEALSRPKERDWPTDEDESGEEKKKGEAVTNVMKEKKKFSAFLNEITRQVLSPMRLTTLGVTDAQRASVGSTRSTGRTEKTRQQKGLPACADSSGSSKYSHARKQSSRCSHSTQPSHSQSFHHGHRTADSFHHQDRGSAEEGSMKRRHSWSQSLHHRSHSPSVEHHYHHQDDDHHTFGHHHHHHRDHHNTGHRTRSRHHSPNCHYRDHPHATHLHDPYHRDHHHHYCTEGHHSPEHRHYHGDHHSPGHGHHHRDHNIPGHCGHHEEHHCLNRYHHHGDQYSSGHHHHVKHKAHHRSDHCGHHEDHHSPGHHGHHKDHQGPGQHHHKDHHHGHHEDHHRQGHHHHHQEDHHNPGHHGHHEDQHDQHDDQHSQGHCHQNKDHNNLGHHEDHHSSWHHKDHHSPGNHHHHEDHGRGHLHYYEDDQSSVQSHHHHRNYGDRHAQVHHRHREDNISGHHEDHHSIGNRHHHETSGHHHSHRRDHQSSSDHLHHEGHHIPSDHHHEDDHSSDHHRPHEENHSSDCQYQHGDQHKLGHQHHHEDHLSTDHQHHHKERFIAGHQHHHDDHQNTVHQHHHEDRHPSGHHHHHEEHHSSVHQHHHDDHQSTDHQHHHDDRHTSGHHHHHDDHQSTGHQHHHEDRHNSGPRHHRDDRQSTGHQHHHEDHHTSGHHHHHDNHQSTGHQQHHEDHHTSGHQHHHDNHQSTGHQQHHEDHHTSGHQHHHGDPQSTGHQQHHEEHQCTGHQRHHEDCQISSHQHHHDNHSCISHQHYHDAHQSTVHQHHHDDHHNSRLPHHHDNQIEGHGQDHSHQYQPEDDNSHNKGHLDSVAPQLVSRNKADDLAGLPADSQHSPRKLDSSRNTSSPPRLEEERTSFSGSSLHKENTEERGTTLTLQEQNVGLHQSLMKTAVRMECLGEEFVSSQKLLEAELQRTRLELSNLAERFKRLHDNCSTTQQNNHLLEQKLHSVTQRMEGERERLNRRISALTGKLADAKFSSHVEAFDVTSLLHNTDDNFQSDDGINRMVLPMTPPPAQFMDGDDYGKANISQQEQSLGSVPEEEESDWSEMGEETPRFILSGSNRQPWRFREGDLDKDSESGGDEFIRPHSPRPHQIPHLQFTIHNESLSDDLTGEATYRITTSSNLSSTILIRSASLEDLPLARHHTQKELRDAEAMIDLHHRGDKSDEDLDSDIIHHWRGSGEMNTVGLPTDGRMSDAGSGSMASLQSAERMLSHFIHEPQNKGTSQCGAEVHGWTGGIPEEGLKDDRTQL; encoded by the exons atgtgtgaccagcagctgaaggaacaCAGCCACGGGAGGATCGCTGACCCAAGACTGCAACAAATGAAGCAGCATCACCAAAATCCAGGCCACCATCGGCACCGTGACCAACGGATACGGCACAATTCAGACGGCAGCGAAAGTCACGA CACAAACTCCACAGCAGATGACAGCATTTTCAGCGATCGTCCCGTTCATCAGCAGAAGTGTGAGGACGTTCATCATCGCGAACACTCTCATCATTACCAGCAAAGGCAAAACCACCGGCACGCTTCACGTGCAGAGACTTTATCCAGTTCCTCCACTggttcctcctcatcctcttcctcagtgtcctcctccgcttcctctttctcctcctcctcttcctcctcttcttctagCCTGTCATCTGACACCAGCAGCAACTATGTAGATCCATATTCAGTAAAGAAGTCAAGGCACTCACGGTCCTGCACGGACATCTCCAGGAAACACAAATACTCTGAAGAGGGGGATGACACAGCTCCCCTAATAGATCAAAATAGTTGTCCAAACAGGCTCCCAGACAAGGAGGACCAGAGGAAAGCTAAGTCTCATGGTGGTTCTCCTCAAGGTactctgaaaaacacaaaaaagataGCAAgaggttctggaaaaaatgGCAGCTTCCGCAAAGCTAAATCCATGGAGGCTCTGTCCAGACCGAAGGAGAGAGACTGGCCAACTGATGAAGATGAAagtggagaagagaagaagaagggtgAAGCTGTGACAAATGTaatgaaggagaaaaagaagttCTCAGCCTTTCTTAATGAGATTACCCGACAGGTGCTCAGCCCCATGAGGCTCACTACTCTCGGGGTTACCGATGCTCAAAGGGCCTCTGTGGGATCTACCAGATCAACCGGGAGAACGGAGAAGACCAGACAGCAGAAAGGTCTTCCAGCTTGCGCAGACTCAAGCGGCTCCAGCAAATATTCCCACGCTAGAAAGCAGTCCAGCAGGTGCTCCCACTCCACCCAACCATCCCATTCCCAATCCTTCCACCATGGCCATCGAACTGCAGACTCTTTCCATCACCAGGACAGAGGCTCTGCTGAGGAAGGCAGCATGAAGAGACGCCACTCGTGGTCTCAAAGTCTTCATCACCGTTCTCATTCGCCCTCTGTTGAACACCACTATCACCACCAGGATGATGATCATCACACTTttggtcatcatcatcaccaccacaggGATCACCATAACACTGGCCATCGCACTAGGAGTAGACACCACAGTCCGAACTGTCACTACAGAGATCATCCCCATGCAACTCATCTTCACGATCCTTACCACAGagaccatcatcatcactactGCACAGAAGGCCACCACAGTCCAGAGCATCGCCATTATCATGGAGACCACCACAGTCCAGGTCATGGTCACCATCATAGGGACCATAACATTCCAGGTCATTGTGGTCATCATGAAGAACATCATTGTTTAAATCGCTaccatcaccatggagaccaaTACAGTTcaggtcatcatcatcatgttaaACATAAAGCCCATCACCGTTCAGACCATTGTGGGCATCATGAAGACCACCACAGTCCAGGCCATCATGGTCATCATAAAGACCACCAAGGACCAGGGCAGCATCATCATAAAGACCACCATCATGGACATCATGAAGACCACCACAGACaaggtcatcatcatcaccaccaagAAGACCATCACAATCCAGGCCATCATGGTCATCATGAAGACCAACATGATCAACATGATGACCAACATAGTCAAGGTCATTGTCATCAGAATAAAGACCACAACAATCTAGGCCATCATGAAGACCACCATAGCTCATGGCACCACAAAGACCACCACAGTCCAggcaatcatcatcaccatgaaGACCATGGCCGGGGCCACCTGCATTATTATGAGGATGATCAAAGCTCAGTTCaaagtcatcatcatcatcggaaCTATGGAGACCGACACGCTCAAGTTCACCATCGTCACCGTGAAGACAATATTTCAGGGCACCATGAAGACCACCACAGTATTGGCAACCGGCACCACCATGAAACTTCTGGTCATCATCATTCTCATCGTAGGGACCATCAGAGTTCAAGCGATCACCTTCACCACGAAGGCCACCATATTCCAAGCGATCATCACCATGAAGATGACCATAGTTCAGACCATCACCGTCCCCATGAAGAGAACCACAGTTCAGACTGTCAGTATCAACATGGAGATCAACACAAATTGggccatcagcatcaccatgaagACCATCTGAGTACagaccatcagcatcaccataaAGAACGCTTCATCGCAggccatcagcatcaccatgacGACCACCAAAATACAGTCCATCAACATCACCATGAAGACCGCCACCCTTCAggccatcatcaccaccatgaAGAACACCACAGCTCAgtccatcagcatcaccatgacGACCATCAGAGTACAGACCATCAACATCACCATGACGACCGCCACACTTCaggccatcatcatcaccatgacGACCACCAGAGTACAGGCCATCAACATCACCATGAAGACCGCCACAACTCAGGCCCTCGGCATCACCGTGACGACCGACAGAGTACAGGCCATCAACATCACCATGAAGACCACCACACCTCaggccatcatcatcaccatgacaaccaccaGAGTACAGGCCATCAACAACACCATGAAGACCACCACACTTCAggccatcagcatcaccatgacaaccaccaGAGTACAGGCCATCAACAACACCATGAAGACCACCACACTTCAggccatcagcatcaccatggtGACCCCCAGAGTACAGGCCATCAACAACACCATGAAGAACACCAATGTACAGGCCATCAGCGTCACCATGAAGACTGCCAAATATCAagccaccagcatcaccatgacaaccactcCTGTATAAGCCATCAGCATTACCATGACGCCCACCAAAGTACAgtccatcagcatcaccatgacGACCACCACAACTCTCGACTTCcgcatcaccatgacaaccaaatTGAAGGCCATGGTCAGGACCACAGTCATCAGTATCAACCTGAAGATGACAACAGTCATAATAAGGGCCACCTTGACTCTGTGGCCCCTCAGCTTGTCTCCAGGAACAAGGCTGATGACCTTGCAGGGCTCCCTGCCGACAGTCAGCATTCACCTAGGAAGTTAGATTCGTCCAGGAATACAAGCAGCCCCCCgagactggaggaggaacgAACAAGCTTTAGTGGCTCATCATTACATAAG gaaaacacagaagagcGGGGCACAACATT GACGCTGCAGGAGCAGAATGTTGGTCTGCATCAGAGTCTGATGAAGACAGCGGTGAGGATGGAGTGTTTGGGAGAGGAGTTTGTCAGCAGCCAAAAGCTTCTGGAGGCAGAGCTTCAGAGGACGCGTTTGGAGCTCAGCAACCTGGCGGAACGATTCAAGAG gctgcACGACAACTGCTCCACCACCCAACAGAACAACCACCTCCTCGAGCAGAAGCTCCATTCAGTG ActcagagaatggagggagaACGCGAGCGGCTCAATCGGCGTATCTCGGCGCTAACGGGAAAGCTCGCTGATGCAAAGTTTTCCAGCCACGTGGAAGCATTTGAT GTCACATCACTGCTGCACAACACTGATGACAATTTTCAGTCAGATGATGGCATTAACCGAATGGTTCTCCCCATGACTCCCCCTCCGGCTCAGTTCATGGACGGTGACGACTACGGAAAGGCCAACATCAGCCAGCAGGAGCAATCGCTGGGTTCAgttccagaggaagaggaatctGACTGGTCAGAGATGGGAGAGGAGACCCCTCGCTTTATACTGTCAGGGTCAAACCGGCAACCGTGGAGATTCAGGGAAGGAGACCTGGACAAAGACAGCGAGTCAGGAGGCGATGAATTCATACGACCGCATTCCCCGCGCCCACACCAGATACCCCATCTCCAGTTCACCATCCACAATGAGAGCCTCTCCGATGACCTGACAGGAGAGGCCACCTACAGGATCACCACCAGTTCGAACCTCAGCTCCACCATACTCATCCGCTCAGCGAGCTTGGAGGACCTGCCCCTGGCACGCCATCACACGCAAAAGGAGCTGAGAGACGCCGAGGCCATGATCGACCTCCATCACCGAGGGGACAAATCCGACGAGGACTTAGACAGTGACATCATCCATCACTGGAGGGGAAGCGGTGAAATGAACACCGTCGGGCTGCCGACGGATGGCAGAATGTCGGACGCAGGAAGCGGCAGCATGGCGAGTCTGCAGTCAGCGGAGAGGATGCTCAGCCACTTCATACATGAGCCCCAGAACAAAGGAACCAGTCAGTGTGGGGCCGAGGTCCACGGCTGGACAGGAGGAATACCAGAGGAAGGGCTGAAAGACGACCGAACACAACTGTAA
- the si:dkey-273o13.3 gene encoding filaggrin-2 isoform X3 — translation MCDQQLKEHSHGRIADPRLQQMKQHHQNPGHHRHRDQRIRHNSDGSESHDTNSTADDSIFSDRPVHQQKCEDVHHREHSHHYQQRQNHRHASRAETLSSSSTGSSSSSSSVSSSASSFSSSSSSSSSSLSSDTSSNYVDPYSVKKSRHSRSCTDISRKHKYSEEGDDTAPLIDQNSCPNRLPDKEDQRKAKSHGGSPQGTLKNTKKIARGSGKNGSFRKAKSMEALSRPKERDWPTDEDESGEEKKKGEAVTNVMKEKKKFSAFLNEITRQVLSPMRLTTLGVTDAQRASVGSTRSTGRTEKTRQQKGLPACADSSGSSKYSHARKQSSRCSHSTQPSHSQSFHHGHRTADSFHHQDRGSAEEGSMKRRHSWSQSLHHRSHSPSVEHHYHHQDDDHHTFGHHHHHHRDHHNTGHRTRSRHHSPNCHYRDHPHATHLHDPYHRDHHHHYCTEGHHSPEHRHYHGDHHSPGHGHHHRDHNIPGHCGHHEEHHCLNRYHHHGDQYSSGHHHHVKHKAHHRSDHCGHHEDHHSPGHHGHHKDHQGPGQHHHKDHHHGHHEDHHRQGHHHHHQEDHHNPGHHGHHEDQHDQHDDQHSQGHCHQNKDHNNLGHHEDHHSSWHHKDHHSPGNHHHHEDHGRGHLHYYEDDQSSVQSHHHHRNYGDRHAQVHHRHREDNISGHHEDHHSIGNRHHHETSGHHHSHRRDHQSSSDHLHHEGHHIPSDHHHEDDHSSDHHRPHEENHSSDCQYQHGDQHKLGHQHHHEDHLSTDHQHHHKERFIAGHQHHHDDHQNTVHQHHHEDRHPSGHHHHHEEHHSSVHQHHHDDHQSTDHQHHHDDRHTSGHHHHHDDHQSTGHQHHHEDRHNSGPRHHRDDRQSTGHQHHHEDHHTSGHHHHHDNHQSTGHQQHHEDHHTSGHQHHHDNHQSTGHQQHHEDHHTSGHQHHHGDPQSTGHQQHHEEHQCTGHQRHHEDCQISSHQHHHDNHSCISHQHYHDAHQSTVHQHHHDDHHNSRLPHHHDNQIEGHGQDHSHQYQPEDDNSHNKGHLDSVAPQLVSRNKADDLAGLPADSQHSPRKLDSSRNTSSPPRLEEERTSFSGSSLHKENTEERGTTLTLQEQNVGLHQSLMKTAVRMECLGEEFVSSQKLLEAELQRTRLELSNLAERFKRLHDNCSTTQQNNHLLEQKLHSVTQRMEGERERLNRRISALTGKLADAKFSSHVEAFDFMDGDDYGKANISQQEQSLGSVPEEEESDWSEMGEETPRFILSGSNRQPWRFREGDLDKDSESGGDEFIRPHSPRPHQIPHLQFTIHNESLSDDLTGEATYRITTSSNLSSTILIRSASLEDLPLARHHTQKELRDAEAMIDLHHRGDKSDEDLDSDIIHHWRGSGEMNTVGLPTDGRMSDAGSGSMASLQSAERMLSHFIHEPQNKGTSQCGAEVHGWTGGIPEEGLKDDRTQL, via the exons atgtgtgaccagcagctgaaggaacaCAGCCACGGGAGGATCGCTGACCCAAGACTGCAACAAATGAAGCAGCATCACCAAAATCCAGGCCACCATCGGCACCGTGACCAACGGATACGGCACAATTCAGACGGCAGCGAAAGTCACGA CACAAACTCCACAGCAGATGACAGCATTTTCAGCGATCGTCCCGTTCATCAGCAGAAGTGTGAGGACGTTCATCATCGCGAACACTCTCATCATTACCAGCAAAGGCAAAACCACCGGCACGCTTCACGTGCAGAGACTTTATCCAGTTCCTCCACTggttcctcctcatcctcttcctcagtgtcctcctccgcttcctctttctcctcctcctcttcctcctcttcttctagCCTGTCATCTGACACCAGCAGCAACTATGTAGATCCATATTCAGTAAAGAAGTCAAGGCACTCACGGTCCTGCACGGACATCTCCAGGAAACACAAATACTCTGAAGAGGGGGATGACACAGCTCCCCTAATAGATCAAAATAGTTGTCCAAACAGGCTCCCAGACAAGGAGGACCAGAGGAAAGCTAAGTCTCATGGTGGTTCTCCTCAAGGTactctgaaaaacacaaaaaagataGCAAgaggttctggaaaaaatgGCAGCTTCCGCAAAGCTAAATCCATGGAGGCTCTGTCCAGACCGAAGGAGAGAGACTGGCCAACTGATGAAGATGAAagtggagaagagaagaagaagggtgAAGCTGTGACAAATGTaatgaaggagaaaaagaagttCTCAGCCTTTCTTAATGAGATTACCCGACAGGTGCTCAGCCCCATGAGGCTCACTACTCTCGGGGTTACCGATGCTCAAAGGGCCTCTGTGGGATCTACCAGATCAACCGGGAGAACGGAGAAGACCAGACAGCAGAAAGGTCTTCCAGCTTGCGCAGACTCAAGCGGCTCCAGCAAATATTCCCACGCTAGAAAGCAGTCCAGCAGGTGCTCCCACTCCACCCAACCATCCCATTCCCAATCCTTCCACCATGGCCATCGAACTGCAGACTCTTTCCATCACCAGGACAGAGGCTCTGCTGAGGAAGGCAGCATGAAGAGACGCCACTCGTGGTCTCAAAGTCTTCATCACCGTTCTCATTCGCCCTCTGTTGAACACCACTATCACCACCAGGATGATGATCATCACACTTttggtcatcatcatcaccaccacaggGATCACCATAACACTGGCCATCGCACTAGGAGTAGACACCACAGTCCGAACTGTCACTACAGAGATCATCCCCATGCAACTCATCTTCACGATCCTTACCACAGagaccatcatcatcactactGCACAGAAGGCCACCACAGTCCAGAGCATCGCCATTATCATGGAGACCACCACAGTCCAGGTCATGGTCACCATCATAGGGACCATAACATTCCAGGTCATTGTGGTCATCATGAAGAACATCATTGTTTAAATCGCTaccatcaccatggagaccaaTACAGTTcaggtcatcatcatcatgttaaACATAAAGCCCATCACCGTTCAGACCATTGTGGGCATCATGAAGACCACCACAGTCCAGGCCATCATGGTCATCATAAAGACCACCAAGGACCAGGGCAGCATCATCATAAAGACCACCATCATGGACATCATGAAGACCACCACAGACaaggtcatcatcatcaccaccaagAAGACCATCACAATCCAGGCCATCATGGTCATCATGAAGACCAACATGATCAACATGATGACCAACATAGTCAAGGTCATTGTCATCAGAATAAAGACCACAACAATCTAGGCCATCATGAAGACCACCATAGCTCATGGCACCACAAAGACCACCACAGTCCAggcaatcatcatcaccatgaaGACCATGGCCGGGGCCACCTGCATTATTATGAGGATGATCAAAGCTCAGTTCaaagtcatcatcatcatcggaaCTATGGAGACCGACACGCTCAAGTTCACCATCGTCACCGTGAAGACAATATTTCAGGGCACCATGAAGACCACCACAGTATTGGCAACCGGCACCACCATGAAACTTCTGGTCATCATCATTCTCATCGTAGGGACCATCAGAGTTCAAGCGATCACCTTCACCACGAAGGCCACCATATTCCAAGCGATCATCACCATGAAGATGACCATAGTTCAGACCATCACCGTCCCCATGAAGAGAACCACAGTTCAGACTGTCAGTATCAACATGGAGATCAACACAAATTGggccatcagcatcaccatgaagACCATCTGAGTACagaccatcagcatcaccataaAGAACGCTTCATCGCAggccatcagcatcaccatgacGACCACCAAAATACAGTCCATCAACATCACCATGAAGACCGCCACCCTTCAggccatcatcaccaccatgaAGAACACCACAGCTCAgtccatcagcatcaccatgacGACCATCAGAGTACAGACCATCAACATCACCATGACGACCGCCACACTTCaggccatcatcatcaccatgacGACCACCAGAGTACAGGCCATCAACATCACCATGAAGACCGCCACAACTCAGGCCCTCGGCATCACCGTGACGACCGACAGAGTACAGGCCATCAACATCACCATGAAGACCACCACACCTCaggccatcatcatcaccatgacaaccaccaGAGTACAGGCCATCAACAACACCATGAAGACCACCACACTTCAggccatcagcatcaccatgacaaccaccaGAGTACAGGCCATCAACAACACCATGAAGACCACCACACTTCAggccatcagcatcaccatggtGACCCCCAGAGTACAGGCCATCAACAACACCATGAAGAACACCAATGTACAGGCCATCAGCGTCACCATGAAGACTGCCAAATATCAagccaccagcatcaccatgacaaccactcCTGTATAAGCCATCAGCATTACCATGACGCCCACCAAAGTACAgtccatcagcatcaccatgacGACCACCACAACTCTCGACTTCcgcatcaccatgacaaccaaatTGAAGGCCATGGTCAGGACCACAGTCATCAGTATCAACCTGAAGATGACAACAGTCATAATAAGGGCCACCTTGACTCTGTGGCCCCTCAGCTTGTCTCCAGGAACAAGGCTGATGACCTTGCAGGGCTCCCTGCCGACAGTCAGCATTCACCTAGGAAGTTAGATTCGTCCAGGAATACAAGCAGCCCCCCgagactggaggaggaacgAACAAGCTTTAGTGGCTCATCATTACATAAG gaaaacacagaagagcGGGGCACAACATT GACGCTGCAGGAGCAGAATGTTGGTCTGCATCAGAGTCTGATGAAGACAGCGGTGAGGATGGAGTGTTTGGGAGAGGAGTTTGTCAGCAGCCAAAAGCTTCTGGAGGCAGAGCTTCAGAGGACGCGTTTGGAGCTCAGCAACCTGGCGGAACGATTCAAGAG gctgcACGACAACTGCTCCACCACCCAACAGAACAACCACCTCCTCGAGCAGAAGCTCCATTCAGTG ActcagagaatggagggagaACGCGAGCGGCTCAATCGGCGTATCTCGGCGCTAACGGGAAAGCTCGCTGATGCAAAGTTTTCCAGCCACGTGGAAGCATTTGAT TTCATGGACGGTGACGACTACGGAAAGGCCAACATCAGCCAGCAGGAGCAATCGCTGGGTTCAgttccagaggaagaggaatctGACTGGTCAGAGATGGGAGAGGAGACCCCTCGCTTTATACTGTCAGGGTCAAACCGGCAACCGTGGAGATTCAGGGAAGGAGACCTGGACAAAGACAGCGAGTCAGGAGGCGATGAATTCATACGACCGCATTCCCCGCGCCCACACCAGATACCCCATCTCCAGTTCACCATCCACAATGAGAGCCTCTCCGATGACCTGACAGGAGAGGCCACCTACAGGATCACCACCAGTTCGAACCTCAGCTCCACCATACTCATCCGCTCAGCGAGCTTGGAGGACCTGCCCCTGGCACGCCATCACACGCAAAAGGAGCTGAGAGACGCCGAGGCCATGATCGACCTCCATCACCGAGGGGACAAATCCGACGAGGACTTAGACAGTGACATCATCCATCACTGGAGGGGAAGCGGTGAAATGAACACCGTCGGGCTGCCGACGGATGGCAGAATGTCGGACGCAGGAAGCGGCAGCATGGCGAGTCTGCAGTCAGCGGAGAGGATGCTCAGCCACTTCATACATGAGCCCCAGAACAAAGGAACCAGTCAGTGTGGGGCCGAGGTCCACGGCTGGACAGGAGGAATACCAGAGGAAGGGCTGAAAGACGACCGAACACAACTGTAA